In SAR202 cluster bacterium, one genomic interval encodes:
- a CDS encoding NADP-dependent isocitrate dehydrogenase has translation MAEGSYIIYTKTDEAPALGTYSLLPIVQAFTKHAGIELKEWDISLSGRIIANFPDKLTTDQKIPDYLTMAGELCLDPVANIIKLPNISASIPQLKSAIKELQDKGYDIPDYPDEPQNDEERAIFNTYSKVLGSAVNPVLREGNSDRRSSTAVKEHGKRNPHKMMREWPEISKTRVAHMREGDFYGSEKSITISNSGTGIIEFESNSGNKTILKDDIKLVADEIIDCSVMNVKALRQFYAEEMSKAKEEGILLSLHVKTTMMRISDPIIFGHCVSVYFEDLLKKYEKTFNELGVNPDNGIAELYSRIQTLPDDKRKEIESDIENTYSLRPELAMVNSSRGITNFHVPSDMIIDATMPVIVRDGGQMWGPDNEQHDTIAMIPDRSYATIYQTAIEDCQKHGAFNPATIGSVSNVGLMAAQAEEYGSHNKTFKAPGNGLIRVKDANGATLMEQQVEENDIFRMCQTKDIAIQDWVKLAVNRARITGSPAIFWLDSKRPHDAEEIKKVNKYLPNHNTNGLDIQIMSPIEAMNYTLARSRQDKDTISVTGNVLRDYLTDLFPILELGTSAKMLSVVPLLAGGGLFETGAGGSAPRHVQQFVEEGHLRWDSLGEFCALVASFEHYAQVHNNERAKIIAKTLDEAIGEHLENQREPSRRVNELDTRGSHFYLAYYWAKALAKQTEDSELQSIFVKVADQISNNEDKIVSELIDIQGKSVDIGGYYQPDEKLTSKSMRPSSTLNSILNQI, from the coding sequence ATGGCAGAAGGATCCTATATTATTTATACCAAAACAGATGAAGCACCAGCTCTTGGCACATATTCTTTATTGCCGATAGTCCAAGCATTTACAAAGCACGCTGGTATTGAATTAAAGGAATGGGATATTTCCCTATCCGGAAGAATTATCGCAAATTTTCCTGATAAACTTACTACTGATCAGAAGATTCCAGATTATTTAACAATGGCTGGTGAACTATGTTTGGATCCAGTAGCTAATATAATAAAGCTTCCAAACATAAGTGCATCTATTCCACAGCTAAAATCAGCTATAAAGGAATTACAAGATAAAGGATACGACATCCCAGATTATCCGGATGAACCGCAAAATGATGAAGAAAGAGCTATATTTAATACATATTCAAAGGTATTGGGAAGTGCCGTAAATCCTGTACTTCGTGAAGGAAATTCAGATAGAAGATCATCAACTGCCGTAAAAGAACACGGGAAACGCAATCCCCATAAAATGATGAGGGAATGGCCAGAAATTTCTAAAACTCGTGTTGCACATATGCGAGAAGGTGACTTTTATGGAAGCGAAAAATCAATCACTATTTCTAATTCAGGGACTGGAATAATTGAATTTGAATCTAATAGTGGAAATAAAACTATTTTAAAAGACGACATTAAGTTAGTTGCTGATGAAATCATCGATTGTTCTGTAATGAATGTAAAAGCATTAAGGCAATTTTATGCAGAAGAAATGAGTAAAGCTAAAGAAGAAGGTATACTTCTTTCACTACACGTGAAAACTACAATGATGCGAATATCAGATCCAATTATTTTTGGACATTGTGTTTCAGTCTACTTTGAAGACCTATTAAAAAAATATGAAAAAACCTTTAATGAACTAGGTGTTAATCCAGACAACGGTATAGCTGAATTATATTCTAGGATACAAACATTACCTGACGACAAACGTAAAGAAATTGAATCAGATATAGAAAACACATATAGTCTACGACCAGAACTAGCTATGGTTAATTCAAGCAGAGGTATCACAAATTTCCATGTCCCAAGCGACATGATCATCGATGCAACAATGCCTGTTATCGTTCGTGATGGAGGCCAAATGTGGGGCCCAGATAATGAACAACACGATACTATTGCAATGATTCCAGATCGATCTTATGCAACTATTTATCAAACAGCAATTGAAGATTGTCAAAAACATGGTGCATTTAACCCTGCAACAATAGGAAGTGTATCAAACGTTGGTTTAATGGCAGCGCAAGCTGAAGAATATGGTTCCCACAATAAAACATTCAAGGCTCCAGGTAATGGCCTTATTAGAGTAAAAGATGCAAATGGTGCCACGTTAATGGAGCAACAAGTTGAAGAAAATGATATTTTTCGAATGTGTCAAACAAAAGATATTGCTATTCAAGATTGGGTAAAATTAGCAGTGAATAGAGCAAGAATTACTGGTTCTCCAGCAATATTCTGGCTTGACTCAAAAAGACCACATGATGCAGAAGAAATAAAAAAAGTTAATAAATATTTACCTAACCATAATACAAATGGATTAGACATACAAATTATGTCACCTATCGAAGCTATGAATTATACATTGGCACGAAGTAGACAAGATAAAGATACAATATCTGTTACCGGTAACGTACTTCGAGATTATCTTACAGATCTTTTCCCTATATTAGAGCTAGGTACTAGTGCAAAAATGCTCTCCGTAGTTCCATTACTAGCGGGTGGAGGTCTTTTTGAGACCGGCGCTGGCGGATCAGCCCCAAGGCATGTGCAACAATTTGTAGAAGAAGGGCACTTAAGATGGGATTCGCTTGGCGAATTCTGTGCCTTAGTCGCCTCTTTTGAACATTATGCACAAGTTCACAACAATGAACGAGCAAAAATAATAGCCAAAACTTTAGATGAGGCTATAGGAGAACATTTAGAAAACCAACGGGAACCATCAAGACGCGTAAATGAATTAGATACCAGAGGAAGTCACTTTTATCTAGCATATTATTGGGCAAAAGCACTTGCTAAACAAACAGAAGATTCTGAACTCCAAAGCATATTTGTAAAAGTTGCAGACCAAATTTCAAATAATGAAGATAAAATTGTTTCGGAATTAATTGATATCCAAGGGAAATCTGTAGATATTGGAGGATATTATCAACCAGACGAAAAACTAACTTCGAAATCAATGCGCCCAAGTAGTACTCTGAACTCCATACTAAATCAAATATAA
- a CDS encoding aspartate aminotransferase family protein, whose product MRCNWKLIFLLSGEYMQKKIDHEITQYYSRTIKSKSLQDRASNYLPGGSTRDAQYFDPYPIFANHGEGHYLFDVDNNKYLDFVINATSLILGHSHPEIITSLQKQVELGTAFSAPIEKLIDYSEILCKRIPSVDTLRFTNSGTEATLLAIRAARAYTKKSKIAKFEGGYHGTHESVVISVNPQLENLSETEYNPVQGYESQPTNILEDVVLLPYNNLDVCETILRSHKDNLSCVIIEPIVSAFGYTPLNLNFLEGIRQITKDLDILLIFDEVQSLRISSGGAQEYFGVIPDLTAMGKIIGGGMPVGAFGGRKDIMSIFDQSEGKSYIPHSGTFNGNPMTLAAGLVTMNHLTPEVYDRLNNLGEILRQKLRSVFAEFEIPTVISGIGSFFGIHFRDNEITDYRSTFDSNKSMRRLLFLSLINSGILLQSQAAGSLNILSTELEIDTLVNTTRDVLERIKY is encoded by the coding sequence ATGCGATGCAATTGGAAATTAATTTTTTTATTATCTGGGGAATACATGCAAAAAAAAATAGATCATGAAATTACACAATATTATTCCAGAACGATTAAATCAAAATCTTTACAAGATAGGGCATCAAATTACTTACCCGGTGGTAGTACAAGAGATGCTCAATACTTTGACCCATACCCAATATTTGCTAACCATGGAGAGGGACATTATTTATTCGATGTAGACAATAATAAATATCTGGATTTTGTTATCAACGCCACCAGTTTAATTTTAGGTCACTCGCATCCAGAAATAATTACTAGTCTTCAAAAACAAGTGGAACTAGGAACCGCATTTAGTGCTCCTATAGAAAAATTAATTGATTATTCTGAAATTTTATGTAAAAGAATCCCTTCAGTAGATACTTTGCGATTTACTAATTCAGGCACTGAGGCAACACTTCTAGCTATACGAGCTGCTCGAGCTTATACAAAAAAATCCAAGATTGCCAAATTTGAAGGCGGTTACCATGGAACTCATGAATCTGTTGTTATTAGTGTAAATCCCCAATTAGAGAATTTATCAGAAACGGAATATAATCCTGTCCAAGGGTATGAAAGCCAACCTACTAATATATTAGAAGATGTTGTACTGTTACCCTACAACAATCTAGATGTATGTGAAACGATTTTGCGTTCACATAAAGATAATCTATCTTGTGTAATAATAGAACCAATAGTATCTGCTTTTGGTTACACTCCTCTGAATTTAAATTTCCTAGAAGGAATTCGCCAAATAACGAAAGACTTAGATATTTTGCTCATTTTTGATGAGGTACAAAGTTTAAGAATTTCATCAGGAGGAGCTCAAGAATATTTTGGAGTAATCCCAGATTTAACAGCTATGGGGAAAATTATTGGTGGCGGTATGCCAGTAGGCGCTTTTGGTGGCCGTAAAGATATCATGTCTATATTTGATCAATCCGAAGGTAAGTCATATATACCCCATTCAGGAACTTTTAATGGAAACCCAATGACATTAGCTGCTGGGCTTGTAACAATGAACCATTTAACCCCAGAAGTATATGATCGACTAAACAACTTAGGAGAAATATTAAGACAAAAATTACGATCTGTGTTTGCTGAATTTGAAATACCAACAGTCATATCAGGTATTGGTTCGTTTTTTGGAATACATTTCCGAGATAATGAAATTACTGACTATCGTTCAACTTTTGATTCAAACAAATCAATGAGAAGATTACTCTTTTTAAGTCTGATAAATAGCGGAATATTATTACAAAGCCAAGCAGCAGGATCTTTAAATATATTATCAACTGAATTAGAAATAGATACTTTAGTAAATACCACTAGAGATGTTTTAGAAAGAATTAAATATTAG
- a CDS encoding metal ABC transporter ATP-binding protein: protein MLKEACDQIISNGCCVTVGNAMILDDVSFTIKEGSLVGVVGPNGGGKTTLFNAILGLTPITQGSLTINGMNPNNVKGIIGYVPQKDQLNWNFPMTARQVVQMGITKNSSFNPFSTKKNRDLIEECLEKVSLLSMINNQVEDMSGGERQRVFLARTLAQGAEILLLDEVFSGVDVGSQEQLIDVLRDLANQGKTILMSTHDLNTINERFDEVLCLNRHCCAYGDPVKVLTQEVLAELYGSHTSMFRNHTLSNHGQNYGD, encoded by the coding sequence ATGTTAAAAGAAGCTTGTGATCAAATAATTTCAAATGGATGTTGTGTTACCGTGGGTAATGCAATGATTTTAGACGATGTATCTTTCACGATTAAAGAAGGTAGTTTAGTCGGTGTAGTTGGTCCAAATGGTGGTGGAAAAACAACTTTATTTAACGCTATATTAGGACTCACTCCAATTACTCAAGGTTCCCTGACCATAAATGGTATGAATCCAAATAATGTCAAAGGAATCATAGGATATGTCCCACAGAAAGATCAGTTGAATTGGAATTTCCCAATGACAGCTAGACAAGTTGTACAAATGGGAATTACAAAAAATTCATCCTTCAATCCATTCTCAACAAAAAAAAATCGAGATTTAATAGAAGAATGTTTAGAGAAAGTATCATTACTCTCTATGATTAATAATCAGGTTGAGGATATGTCTGGTGGAGAAAGGCAAAGAGTTTTTTTAGCAAGAACTTTAGCTCAAGGTGCAGAAATATTACTCCTAGATGAGGTCTTTAGCGGAGTAGATGTTGGATCACAAGAACAATTAATTGATGTCTTAAGAGATCTAGCAAATCAAGGAAAGACAATTTTAATGTCTACTCACGATTTGAATACAATTAATGAAAGATTTGATGAAGTATTGTGTCTTAATAGGCATTGCTGTGCTTACGGGGATCCAGTCAAGGTTTTAACCCAAGAGGTATTAGCAGAACTCTATGGATCCCATACTTCTATGTTTAGAAACCATACTTTGAGTAATCATGGGCAGAATTATGGGGATTGA
- a CDS encoding metal ABC transporter permease — MGRIMGIEFLYEPFTYDFMLRSLIVAIAVGFMLPLLGAYVINRNLGFMGDALAHSAFPAMILGILLGVNIFVAAIPGVVIMALLLGYIVNRSKIGEDTAIGILFSSLFALGFILLSIYDTIPLNIEDVLFGQILGVSNNDVLITFVLLLIVVITSLIFYKQFLFISFDPIGAKVSGLRVNLLDNIFLIVLSLAIIGALQSVGIILVLSMLITPAAAAKLIMKTFVGSIVAGSIFGITASVIGLYLSYYLDFPSGPSMALTAASIFVIVWILKQSFNYSSTNYINPK, encoded by the coding sequence ATGGGCAGAATTATGGGGATTGAATTTCTATATGAACCATTTACATATGATTTTATGTTGCGATCTTTAATAGTTGCCATAGCCGTTGGATTCATGCTACCGCTTTTAGGTGCATATGTAATAAATAGAAATTTGGGATTTATGGGGGACGCCCTAGCCCATTCAGCTTTTCCAGCTATGATTTTGGGGATATTACTAGGCGTAAATATTTTCGTGGCTGCCATTCCAGGAGTTGTAATTATGGCTCTGTTACTTGGATATATTGTAAATAGATCCAAAATTGGTGAAGACACAGCAATCGGAATACTATTCTCAAGTTTATTTGCTTTAGGTTTTATTTTATTATCAATATACGATACTATTCCTTTAAATATTGAAGATGTCTTATTTGGTCAAATTTTGGGTGTATCTAATAATGATGTTTTAATAACTTTCGTTTTGTTATTAATTGTTGTAATTACATCATTAATATTTTATAAACAATTCTTATTTATATCTTTTGACCCAATTGGAGCAAAAGTATCAGGATTAAGAGTCAATTTGCTGGATAATATCTTTTTGATAGTTTTATCTTTGGCTATAATTGGCGCCTTGCAATCTGTAGGCATCATCTTGGTATTAAGTATGCTCATTACACCTGCTGCAGCTGCAAAATTAATTATGAAAACTTTTGTTGGTTCTATAGTAGCTGGAAGTATTTTCGGCATAACGGCATCAGTAATTGGATTGTATTTATCTTACTATTTGGATTTTCCCTCAGGTCCATCTATGGCCTTAACCGCAGCATCAATATTTGTAATTGTGTGGATTCTCAAACAATCATTTAACTATTCTTCTACTAATTATATTAATCCAAAATAA
- a CDS encoding amidohydrolase, with product MTDYIADIVITNANIHTVNKKQPKAESFAVKNGRFVVVGNNSDTTMLIGQNTKVFDLSGNTIVPGFIDAHIHVLSSGSRHVMAADCDLRSISDVQDALKRRADKTEKGNWVQGFKYDDTKTEDNRFLTSTDLDKVSTELPIYVAHRAGHVYYANSKALALAGYNDNSPDPHGGKLGRDPNTGKLNGVIYERAAEPIRNLLPQISSNDRKKGLTLINSMLSEVGLTSVHDAMVSNDEFVTYQEGLNNDELGLRVYMLMHRAHFPDLKEAGIRTGFGNNRLKVGGIKMVSDGAIAARTAYLSEPYIGSDHDDCGIQAMSAEEINESVREIHNAGFQVCIHANGDLAISMVLDAYESALSEFPRKNPRHRIEHCTLVNPEILKRMKNTGTIATPFCTYVYYHGEKMQYYGDQRLEWMFAQKSFMDYGVVSTGATDYPPGPYEPLLGIQSCVTRTDINGTLWGASQKIPVEDALRIYTLNGAYASFEENIKGSIEVGKLADYVVLEEDLLKVDPFAIKDIKVLQTVVGGKTTYEI from the coding sequence ATGACTGATTATATAGCTGATATAGTAATAACTAATGCTAATATCCATACCGTAAACAAGAAACAACCAAAAGCAGAAAGTTTTGCCGTCAAAAACGGGAGATTTGTTGTTGTTGGCAATAATTCAGATACAACAATGCTGATAGGTCAAAATACAAAAGTCTTTGATCTATCAGGAAATACTATTGTTCCTGGTTTTATTGATGCACATATACATGTATTGAGTAGTGGTTCAAGGCATGTAATGGCTGCAGACTGTGATTTACGAAGCATTTCTGACGTACAAGATGCTTTAAAAAGAAGAGCTGATAAAACTGAAAAAGGTAATTGGGTCCAAGGGTTTAAATATGACGATACTAAAACTGAAGATAACCGATTTTTAACTTCAACGGACCTAGATAAAGTAAGTACCGAACTTCCAATTTATGTTGCTCACCGTGCAGGACATGTTTATTATGCAAATAGTAAAGCCCTAGCTCTTGCTGGCTATAACGATAATTCCCCTGATCCTCATGGAGGTAAATTAGGACGTGATCCAAATACAGGAAAGTTAAATGGCGTAATTTATGAAAGAGCAGCAGAACCGATTAGAAATCTCCTTCCTCAAATAAGCTCTAACGATAGAAAAAAAGGATTAACATTAATTAATTCCATGCTTAGTGAAGTAGGTCTTACAAGTGTTCATGACGCAATGGTTTCAAATGACGAATTTGTAACCTACCAGGAAGGTCTAAACAATGATGAATTAGGTTTACGAGTTTATATGTTAATGCATAGAGCTCATTTTCCTGATTTAAAAGAAGCAGGTATAAGGACAGGATTTGGTAACAATCGCTTAAAAGTCGGAGGGATAAAAATGGTATCAGATGGTGCTATAGCAGCAAGAACTGCATACCTTTCTGAACCTTATATCGGGTCCGATCACGACGATTGTGGTATACAAGCTATGAGTGCTGAAGAAATTAATGAATCAGTAAGAGAAATACATAATGCAGGTTTTCAAGTATGTATTCATGCAAATGGAGATCTCGCTATATCTATGGTTCTAGATGCATATGAATCTGCATTAAGTGAATTTCCAAGAAAAAACCCCAGACATCGAATCGAACATTGTACATTAGTAAACCCTGAAATCTTAAAACGAATGAAAAACACCGGTACTATAGCTACACCTTTTTGTACTTATGTCTATTACCATGGTGAAAAAATGCAATATTATGGTGATCAAAGATTAGAATGGATGTTTGCTCAAAAATCTTTTATGGATTACGGAGTGGTATCTACAGGAGCTACTGACTACCCTCCAGGTCCATACGAACCATTACTAGGAATACAAAGTTGTGTTACTCGAACAGATATAAACGGAACTCTTTGGGGTGCAAGCCAAAAAATACCTGTTGAAGATGCATTAAGAATATATACTCTAAATGGCGCTTATGCTTCTTTTGAAGAAAATATTAAAGGATCAATAGAAGTAGGTAAATTAGCAGATTACGTAGTACTAGAAGAAGATTTATTAAAAGTTGATCCGTTTGCTATCAAAGATATAAAAGTTTTACAAACAGTTGTTGGCGGGAAAACAACTTATGAAATATAA
- a CDS encoding PLP-dependent aminotransferase family protein: MKSDLPKLLLDIKDGVIDLGWGHPSARLHPLQKIKQSTLSMLGYDHAESLQYGASQGYGPFIETLARFLSQQKGYSKNKVFSNQLFITSGASQAIDFICTLLTVAGDSVLVENPTYFVVEGMLNTHKLNVIGVNCNENGLDLDDLEHKLKSGLKPKFLYTIPTFHNPTGTTMPSQNRQRLVSLANKYNFHIVADEVYQFIYFNEPPPTSLLDYDTQGKVISLGSFSKILAPGLRLGWIYSNPQLIKTFTDSPLAFSGGGLNHFTSTIVNELIGMNLLESHIHELQHEYLRRATVMDNSLKQYFDNSIEYIFPKGGYYFWIKFIEKLNTSNFLDKAEELGVSFRPGNFFTHTSDYDNFLRLTYTLYEPYDLVEGVKRLSKVFSK, translated from the coding sequence ATGAAATCAGATTTACCCAAATTACTACTAGATATCAAAGATGGAGTTATAGACCTTGGATGGGGGCATCCTTCAGCAAGGTTACATCCATTGCAAAAAATAAAACAATCTACACTTAGCATGCTTGGTTATGATCATGCTGAATCATTACAATACGGTGCTTCCCAAGGATATGGTCCATTCATAGAAACATTGGCAAGATTTTTGTCTCAGCAAAAAGGGTATTCTAAAAATAAAGTATTCTCCAACCAATTATTCATTACAAGCGGAGCTTCGCAAGCTATAGATTTTATCTGTACCTTACTTACTGTTGCTGGAGACAGTGTTCTCGTTGAAAACCCAACTTATTTTGTAGTTGAAGGAATGCTTAATACTCATAAATTAAATGTTATAGGTGTTAATTGTAATGAGAATGGACTAGATTTAGACGATCTTGAACATAAATTAAAGTCAGGTTTAAAACCAAAATTTTTATATACAATACCCACTTTTCATAATCCAACAGGAACAACTATGCCGTCACAAAATAGGCAACGGTTAGTTAGTTTAGCAAATAAGTATAATTTTCACATTGTTGCTGATGAAGTTTACCAATTTATTTATTTCAATGAACCTCCTCCGACATCATTATTGGATTATGATACACAAGGAAAGGTGATTTCATTGGGATCCTTTTCAAAAATATTAGCTCCTGGATTAAGGCTTGGTTGGATTTATTCTAACCCTCAATTAATCAAAACCTTTACAGATTCTCCATTAGCCTTTAGCGGGGGGGGCTTGAATCACTTTACCTCAACAATTGTAAATGAATTGATTGGAATGAATCTTTTAGAGTCTCATATTCATGAATTACAACATGAATATTTACGTAGGGCTACAGTAATGGATAATTCTCTCAAACAGTATTTTGATAATTCAATAGAATATATATTTCCAAAGGGCGGATACTATTTTTGGATAAAATTTATTGAAAAATTAAACACATCAAACTTTTTAGATAAAGCAGAAGAACTAGGGGTTTCATTTAGACCAGGGAATTTTTTTACTCATACTAGTGATTACGACAACTTTTTAAGGCTTACTTATACATTATACGAGCCATATGATTTAGTAGAAGGTGTTAAAAGGCTAAGTAAAGTTTTTTCTAAATAG
- a CDS encoding RidA family protein, whose protein sequence is MNLELKNPENAPPPAGRYSNLAVVPEGSKLLFIAGQIGNLKSGEILKGLEAQYDQALRNINSIIESEGGTKENLAKITVFLTDEPTDWNSIGKANEEHLNKPRPAMSWIYVSKLFKPEVKVEIEATAAV, encoded by the coding sequence TTGAATTTAGAGCTTAAAAATCCTGAAAATGCCCCACCACCAGCTGGAAGATATAGCAACCTCGCAGTAGTACCTGAAGGAAGCAAACTGCTTTTTATAGCTGGCCAAATTGGAAACTTAAAAAGTGGAGAGATTCTAAAAGGACTAGAAGCACAATATGATCAGGCACTTCGTAACATAAATTCTATTATAGAATCTGAAGGTGGTACTAAAGAAAATTTAGCTAAAATTACGGTCTTTCTTACTGACGAACCAACAGACTGGAATTCAATTGGAAAGGCTAATGAAGAACATTTGAATAAACCAAGACCTGCAATGAGCTGGATATATGTTTCTAAACTATTCAAACCTGAAGTAAAGGTAGAAATTGAAGCAACAGCAGCAGTTTAA
- a CDS encoding zinc ABC transporter substrate-binding protein, with amino-acid sequence MRLLNLLKKFSLISIAIFMIACGNDDESSEIQIEESPEKQINVLATTPMLGEYVKQVAGDNINVDILMPYSADPHHFEPSPQDVTKIESADLVFYVGLKYETAPLLKLLENSSNSKQALIEIGEKINPIEFEEDGHDEHEGHGHDEDKDEHDKDEHGKDEHEGHGHDEDKDEHDKDEHGKDEHEGHGHDEDKDDHEGHGHEGHDHGVYDPHFWFDPTRVALAVDAIKVELINIDPENKDSYETSANNYKEKLTDLDVETKNLIATIPSDQRIFITTHEALGYLEARYDLEVKATIIPSITTEDTATPKQLVEVIEEIKEHEIKVLFMESESPTKAAEVIAQETGITLVSGLWVETLQEGQSYVDFMKSNVNIIVENLKV; translated from the coding sequence GTGCGTTTATTAAATTTACTTAAAAAATTCTCATTAATTTCTATTGCTATATTTATGATAGCTTGTGGAAATGACGATGAAAGCTCAGAAATACAGATTGAAGAAAGCCCAGAAAAGCAGATTAATGTATTAGCTACAACACCTATGCTTGGTGAATATGTTAAGCAGGTTGCTGGGGATAATATTAATGTTGATATTTTGATGCCATATTCGGCAGACCCTCATCATTTTGAACCATCACCACAGGATGTCACAAAAATCGAATCAGCTGACTTGGTATTCTATGTAGGTTTGAAATACGAAACAGCCCCGCTATTAAAACTACTTGAAAACTCATCTAATTCAAAACAGGCTTTAATTGAAATCGGTGAAAAAATTAATCCTATAGAATTTGAAGAAGATGGTCATGACGAACACGAAGGCCATGGTCATGATGAAGATAAAGATGAACATGATAAAGATGAACATGGTAAAGACGAACACGAAGGCCATGGTCATGATGAAGATAAAGATGAACATGATAAAGATGAACATGGTAAAGACGAACACGAAGGCCATGGTCATGATGAAGATAAAGATGACCATGAAGGCCATGGACATGAAGGCCACGATCATGGAGTATATGACCCTCATTTCTGGTTTGACCCTACAAGAGTCGCATTAGCAGTTGATGCCATTAAAGTAGAATTAATAAATATTGACCCAGAAAATAAAGATTCATACGAAACATCAGCTAATAATTATAAAGAGAAACTGACTGATTTAGATGTGGAAACTAAAAATTTAATAGCTACAATCCCATCAGATCAAAGAATATTTATCACTACTCATGAAGCATTGGGTTATTTAGAAGCTAGATATGATTTAGAAGTTAAAGCTACAATAATTCCAAGTATTACAACAGAGGATACAGCAACACCAAAACAACTTGTAGAAGTGATTGAAGAAATCAAAGAACATGAAATTAAAGTTTTATTCATGGAATCAGAAAGCCCAACCAAAGCTGCTGAAGTTATTGCACAAGAAACTGGAATTACTTTGGTTTCAGGATTATGGGTTGAGACGTTACAAGAAGGTCAATCTTATGTCGATTTTATGAAAAGTAATGTCAATATAATTGTGGAAAACTTAAAAGTTTAA